A single genomic interval of Sulfoacidibacillus ferrooxidans harbors:
- a CDS encoding glycosyltransferase gives MPTSQNHGDDDLGMVIEDPEMATTYGSNGRQYVEHHLSWAMLVRTWLDQLRVD, from the coding sequence ATGCCTACATCGCAGAATCATGGAGACGATGATCTAGGCATGGTTATTGAGGACCCTGAAATGGCTACTACATACGGTAGTAATGGTCGTCAATATGTAGAGCATCATTTGAGTTGGGCTATGCTCGTTCGAACCTGGTTAGATCAGTTACGCGTTGATTAA
- a CDS encoding thiazole synthase, giving the protein MNMQQDSQLTIAGRSFHSRLMVGTGKYDDLHQMKEALDVSDTEIVTVAVRRVNLDQQEESLLHYIDRERYFILPNTAGCQTASEAVRTARLARAAGLSNWVKLEVIPADGTLLPDPIQTIEAAQILVEEGFIVLPYTTDDHLVAKRLLEIGCATIMPYGSPIGTGRGLVSQDRLRRVIDQVAGRVPVVIDAGIGSPSDAALAMELGADAVLINTAIARATDPVGMAYAMQLGVKAGRAGYLAGRIQKTDIAQPSSPTSGLINA; this is encoded by the coding sequence ATGAACATGCAGCAAGATTCACAGCTTACTATTGCAGGCCGATCTTTTCATTCGCGACTGATGGTTGGCACCGGAAAATATGATGATTTACATCAGATGAAAGAAGCGTTAGACGTATCTGACACAGAGATTGTCACAGTGGCTGTTCGCCGAGTCAATCTGGACCAACAAGAAGAGTCGCTTCTCCACTATATTGATCGCGAACGCTACTTCATTTTACCAAATACTGCAGGCTGTCAAACGGCTTCTGAAGCCGTACGCACAGCACGACTTGCCCGTGCAGCAGGGTTATCCAATTGGGTTAAACTAGAAGTGATCCCGGCAGATGGTACTCTTCTACCCGATCCCATTCAAACCATAGAAGCGGCTCAAATTCTCGTTGAAGAAGGTTTTATTGTCCTCCCGTATACGACAGATGATCACTTAGTAGCCAAACGTTTACTGGAGATTGGTTGTGCAACCATTATGCCTTACGGTTCCCCCATTGGCACTGGACGTGGACTTGTCAGTCAAGATCGACTACGCAGAGTGATCGACCAAGTGGCAGGGCGCGTACCCGTGGTCATCGATGCTGGCATTGGATCCCCTTCAGATGCAGCGCTTGCTATGGAACTTGGTGCAGATGCTGTATTAATCAATACGGCGATTGCAAGAGCCACTGATCCTGTAGGCATGGCTTATGCGATGCAACTTGGCGTAAAGGCTGGTCGTGCCGGATATCTTGCTGGGCGCATACAGAAAACAGACATAGCACAGCCTAGTAGTCCCACCAGTGGCTTAATCAACGCGTAA
- the thiS gene encoding sulfur carrier protein ThiS, producing MQIHVNGQSKILQESITVSDLIHNYDLQDELVAVERNGDIVPKEQFITQFILDGDHIEIVRFVGGG from the coding sequence GTGCAAATACATGTCAATGGACAAAGTAAGATTTTGCAAGAATCGATTACGGTGAGTGATCTAATACACAACTACGATTTACAAGACGAATTAGTTGCAGTTGAAAGAAATGGCGACATTGTTCCGAAAGAACAGTTTATCACCCAATTCATCCTTGATGGCGACCACATTGAAATTGTCCGTTTTGTTGGTGGAGGTTGA
- the thiO gene encoding glycine oxidase ThiO produces MKRIYDVIVIGGGVIGSTIAWQLAKTKRSVLLLERGQLGQEASSAAAGMLGAELEIDRAGAFFQLCLESRSMYPAFSDELIEQTGIDIELTHNGILRVAMSEEQAIHLQQTADWQRAAGGSATFLSADDMMNQEPALAKTSGGLLLPKDGNVNATLVARAVGKAASLTADVLEGAEVYDIHSSSDEVTVRTATSCFVAEQVVVANGAFANQFLPALHMQPTLIPIKGQLLRILPVGRSKLTRTISQGHHYFVPKRDGSIIVGATEEQALYSHTNTVAGVAQLLQAIQETLPGLEQATFVSAWTGLRPALPSKEPLIGPTAMSSRVLLAVGHYRNGILLAPVTASMMTAILDENPQPMWRESFLPARSLMSEESLI; encoded by the coding sequence TTGAAACGAATCTATGATGTGATTGTTATTGGTGGCGGAGTGATTGGTTCAACGATTGCTTGGCAACTAGCCAAAACAAAGCGATCCGTGTTGTTACTAGAACGTGGACAACTCGGACAAGAAGCATCTAGCGCCGCCGCAGGAATGCTAGGTGCAGAATTAGAGATCGACAGAGCCGGTGCATTTTTTCAATTGTGTTTAGAGAGCCGCTCTATGTACCCTGCTTTTTCAGATGAGTTAATAGAACAGACTGGCATTGATATCGAATTAACTCATAATGGAATTTTACGTGTGGCCATGTCTGAAGAACAAGCCATTCACTTGCAACAAACAGCAGATTGGCAACGCGCCGCCGGCGGATCAGCCACGTTCCTATCTGCGGACGATATGATGAACCAGGAACCAGCATTGGCGAAAACATCGGGTGGTCTTTTATTGCCAAAAGACGGTAATGTGAACGCTACCCTAGTGGCCAGAGCAGTAGGAAAGGCAGCTAGCCTCACTGCAGACGTGCTAGAAGGTGCAGAAGTTTATGACATACACAGTTCTTCTGATGAAGTCACCGTACGCACAGCTACAAGCTGCTTTGTAGCAGAGCAAGTCGTCGTTGCAAACGGCGCATTTGCTAATCAATTTCTCCCTGCATTGCATATGCAACCGACATTGATTCCTATAAAAGGACAACTCCTACGCATTCTACCTGTCGGCAGGAGCAAACTGACTCGGACCATCTCACAAGGCCATCACTACTTTGTCCCTAAACGCGATGGTTCAATCATCGTGGGTGCGACTGAAGAACAAGCCTTATATTCTCACACCAACACAGTAGCTGGCGTTGCGCAACTTTTGCAAGCCATTCAAGAAACGCTCCCTGGGTTAGAGCAAGCAACATTTGTCTCCGCCTGGACGGGGCTACGGCCAGCGCTTCCAAGCAAAGAACCACTGATAGGTCCAACTGCCATGAGTTCACGGGTATTACTTGCAGTCGGTCATTATCGCAATGGTATTCTACTTGCTCCAGTAACCGCTTCTATGATGACAGCGATACTGGATGAAAACCCTCAGCCCATGTGGCGTGAGTCATTTCTTCCCGCAAGGAGTTTGATGAGTGAGGAATCGTTGATCTGA
- a CDS encoding thiamine phosphate synthase — MQAVLHVISDRKRHVHPLFDALLESARGGADIIQIREKKAPSLETFDLCASLVASCTKERLATQLFVNDRVDIALSLPTAGIHLAAKSLPLEQVLKLREQTLWKGHIGCSVHSVEEALQAQERGADYVTFGHIFASSSHIGLPPKGVYALARVVDALSIPVIAIGGIDATNVQSVLASKCSGIAVISAVLASDQPKQTTQHIKKLMLQSTIEVKIPWFKESLPLETNL, encoded by the coding sequence ATGCAAGCAGTTCTTCATGTCATTAGTGATCGCAAGCGACACGTCCACCCACTCTTTGATGCACTTCTAGAAAGTGCTAGGGGTGGAGCAGATATCATTCAAATTCGCGAAAAAAAAGCACCAAGTTTAGAGACGTTTGATCTATGCGCGTCACTCGTCGCGTCTTGTACCAAAGAAAGACTAGCAACTCAACTATTTGTTAATGATCGTGTAGATATTGCACTTAGCTTGCCTACGGCAGGTATTCACCTTGCTGCAAAATCACTGCCACTGGAACAAGTCCTCAAGTTACGTGAACAAACTCTGTGGAAAGGGCACATCGGTTGTTCTGTACACAGTGTGGAAGAAGCATTGCAAGCGCAAGAACGCGGCGCAGACTATGTCACCTTTGGACATATCTTTGCGAGTTCATCGCACATTGGACTCCCCCCTAAAGGTGTCTATGCATTAGCAAGAGTTGTAGACGCACTGTCCATTCCCGTGATAGCAATTGGCGGAATCGATGCAACCAATGTACAATCTGTGCTTGCTTCAAAATGTAGTGGCATTGCTGTGATCAGTGCTGTTTTAGCTTCTGATCAACCAAAGCAAACGACACAACACATAAAAAAACTCATGTTACAATCTACTATAGAAGTAAAGATCCCTTGGTTTAAGGAGAGTTTACCGCTTGAAACGAATCTATGA
- a CDS encoding ThiF family adenylyltransferase, producing the protein MNIDQQMERYSRQVLFSPIGSEGQERLRKARVAIVGMGALGTAMATQIVRAGIGYVRIIDRDIIEASNLQRQTLYDEQDAINGMPKAIAAREKLFQANSDVEIEAVVIDVTAKNAEELLTDVDVILDGTDNFQVRYLINDVSVKHGIPWAYGGAVSAHGTTAFFRPHETPCLVCLFGTVSNPGHDTCDTVGVIAPIVSIIASFQVVETIKYLTGNIDDLRQGVLYFDLWRNEIKQVVFGETQKECSCCVKGDYRSLNDKRDTLTVSMCGRRTIQIKPPLPVLTPIEKIANRLKMKYPIRYNEYLLRLELEDDIHITLFADGRALIHGTDDIAIARSLYARYIGV; encoded by the coding sequence ATGAACATTGATCAACAGATGGAAAGGTACTCGAGGCAGGTATTATTTAGTCCTATCGGTTCAGAGGGGCAGGAGCGCCTTCGTAAGGCGAGAGTGGCTATTGTGGGTATGGGAGCGCTCGGAACGGCAATGGCTACACAGATCGTGCGCGCAGGCATTGGATATGTGCGGATTATTGATCGTGACATTATTGAGGCTTCAAATTTACAACGGCAGACGCTTTACGATGAACAAGATGCGATCAATGGGATGCCAAAGGCAATTGCCGCAAGAGAAAAGTTATTTCAGGCAAACAGTGATGTAGAAATTGAGGCTGTCGTAATCGATGTCACTGCAAAAAATGCAGAGGAGTTATTGACAGATGTTGATGTCATATTGGATGGTACAGATAACTTTCAAGTGCGCTATTTGATCAACGACGTCTCAGTCAAGCATGGGATTCCGTGGGCCTATGGTGGGGCAGTAAGTGCACATGGAACGACTGCTTTTTTCCGACCACATGAAACGCCGTGTCTGGTGTGTCTCTTTGGAACGGTATCTAATCCAGGTCACGATACCTGTGATACAGTTGGAGTAATCGCGCCTATTGTATCAATCATTGCATCGTTTCAGGTTGTAGAGACGATCAAATACCTAACTGGTAATATTGACGATTTACGTCAAGGGGTATTGTATTTTGATCTCTGGCGCAATGAAATTAAACAGGTTGTTTTTGGAGAGACACAAAAGGAATGCTCTTGTTGCGTTAAAGGTGATTATCGTTCACTCAATGACAAAAGGGATACACTTACAGTATCCATGTGTGGAAGAAGAACCATTCAGATAAAACCGCCACTACCCGTTCTCACGCCGATCGAAAAGATTGCCAATCGTCTAAAAATGAAATATCCAATCCGTTACAATGAATACTTACTACGCCTGGAATTAGAAGATGATATTCATATCACTCTCTTTGCAGATGGCAGGGCACTTATACATGGAACGGATGATATTGCAATAGCGCGCAGTCTATATGCTCGTTATATTGGTGTATGA
- a CDS encoding M3 family oligoendopeptidase: MFTFIDLPYQRPDMEDFSRKFREELDAFQHASDFTQQDLVMARINDLRNTFDSLSQIVYIRHSIDTTNAVYREEQDFFDEMSPVYQGLVNEYYQVLVQSSFRRELEAKWGDQLFRMADQTLRTFSPLVIEDLQQENRLASEYVQLLSSAKILFDGEERNLSQMTPFLQSTDRAVRKQAAQAKYGFMAENEAELDRLYDELVKTRTRIAHQLGFRNFVELAYARLNRTDYDEQAVAVFREQVKQYIVPAATRLRERQRSRIGVDSLRYYDEGFNFLSGNAKPKGEPEWIVENGRNMYSELSPETDEFFSYLLDHQLIDLVSKKGKAGGGYCTYIPSHQAPFIFSNFNGTSGDVDVLTHEAGHAFQVYSSRSYQVPEYLWPTYDAAEIHSMSMEFFTWPWMELFFEEDTQKYKFAHLSGALLFVPYGVLVDDFQHYVYANPDATPLERKAKWRQLEKIYLPTKDYEDNSYLEQGGFWHQQNHIFSVPFYYIDYTLAQLCAFQFWVRMQEDREQAWDSYLRLCRAGGSQSFTQLVAKAGLISPFEPGCVESVIGKIESWLDQVDDQSL, encoded by the coding sequence ATGTTCACATTTATCGATTTACCATATCAACGGCCCGATATGGAGGATTTTTCGCGAAAGTTTCGAGAAGAACTAGATGCTTTTCAGCATGCGAGTGATTTCACACAACAAGATCTGGTAATGGCACGCATTAATGATTTGCGAAATACATTCGATTCACTGAGTCAAATCGTATACATTCGTCATTCCATTGATACAACCAATGCAGTATACCGAGAAGAACAAGATTTTTTCGATGAAATGAGCCCTGTGTATCAAGGCCTTGTCAATGAGTATTATCAAGTTCTCGTGCAGTCTTCTTTTCGGAGAGAACTTGAAGCAAAGTGGGGTGATCAGTTATTTCGTATGGCTGATCAGACATTGCGCACATTCTCACCGCTTGTTATAGAAGATCTACAACAAGAGAATCGTTTAGCTAGTGAATATGTGCAGTTGCTCTCCTCGGCTAAGATTTTGTTTGATGGGGAAGAACGGAATCTTTCTCAGATGACTCCGTTTTTGCAATCTACAGATCGTGCAGTGCGTAAACAAGCAGCGCAAGCCAAGTATGGCTTTATGGCAGAAAATGAAGCTGAATTGGATCGGTTATACGATGAATTGGTGAAGACGCGCACGCGCATTGCTCATCAGTTGGGTTTTCGTAACTTTGTGGAATTGGCTTATGCTCGGTTAAATCGTACGGATTACGATGAACAGGCAGTAGCCGTATTTCGCGAGCAAGTAAAACAATACATAGTGCCTGCAGCAACGCGTTTACGCGAGCGACAACGCAGTCGTATTGGAGTGGATAGTCTGCGTTACTATGATGAAGGGTTTAACTTTCTATCAGGCAACGCGAAGCCTAAGGGTGAGCCGGAGTGGATTGTGGAGAATGGACGCAACATGTACAGTGAATTATCTCCAGAAACCGATGAATTTTTTTCCTATTTATTAGATCATCAATTAATTGATTTAGTTAGCAAAAAGGGTAAGGCAGGCGGTGGGTATTGTACCTATATTCCGAGCCATCAAGCTCCCTTTATTTTTTCTAATTTTAATGGGACTTCTGGTGATGTCGACGTGTTAACTCACGAGGCAGGTCATGCATTTCAAGTGTATTCTAGTCGTTCGTATCAAGTTCCTGAATACTTGTGGCCAACGTATGATGCAGCAGAAATTCATTCGATGAGTATGGAGTTTTTTACATGGCCGTGGATGGAATTGTTTTTCGAGGAAGACACACAAAAGTATAAGTTTGCGCATTTGAGTGGAGCCTTACTCTTTGTTCCATATGGCGTATTGGTTGACGATTTCCAGCACTATGTCTATGCAAACCCAGATGCGACACCGCTCGAACGAAAAGCAAAATGGCGTCAATTGGAAAAAATATATTTGCCCACGAAAGATTACGAAGACAATAGCTATCTAGAGCAAGGTGGATTCTGGCATCAGCAAAACCATATTTTTAGCGTTCCATTTTATTATATTGACTACACACTCGCACAACTTTGTGCCTTTCAATTTTGGGTGCGTATGCAAGAAGATCGTGAGCAAGCATGGGATAGTTATCTTCGCTTGTGTCGTGCAGGAGGTAGCCAGTCGTTTACTCAATTAGTGGCAAAGGCTGGTTTGATCTCTCCATTTGAACCTGGGTGTGTTGAGTCTGTCATTGGAAAGATTGAATCTTGGTTAGATCAAGTGGATGATCAAAGTTTGTAG